One part of the Osmerus mordax isolate fOsmMor3 chromosome 18, fOsmMor3.pri, whole genome shotgun sequence genome encodes these proteins:
- the cers2a gene encoding ceramide synthase 2a, with amino-acid sequence MLSWLSELVWQDSLWFPAGMGWKDLQDRDGDVYAKGRDLWVILPIALCFLVIRQVFERTVAMKLASLLGITDKVRARVAHNSVLEAYFSSSSKQPSQSCVESLSRQTGLTGLQVQRWFRRRRNQDRPSQLKKFCEASWRFTFYLLAFFAGLAVLVDKPWFYEMTEMWRGFPKMPLLPSQYWYYMIELGFYISLLFSVAFDIKRKDFKEQIIHHIATIILIGFSWLVHYIRAGTLIMLVHDSSDWLLESAKMFNYAGWRKTCNYIFTLFAGVFIVTRLIILPFWIIHTTWVYPATLYPPFFGYYFFNGLMFVLQCLHIFWAALILRMVVKFLPNNEIVEDERSDREEAESEEDEEVHERREKSKNGQVQNGHAAILNNNHQYHSKAE; translated from the exons atgcTTTCGTGGCTGAGTGAACTGGTATGGCAGGACAGCTTGTGGTTCCCTGCTGGTATGGGATGGAAGGACCTTCAGGACAGGGACGGTGATGTCTACGCCAAAGGACGAGACCTCTGGGTCATCCTGCCCATCGCGCTCTGCTTCCTGGTCATCCGACAGGTTTTTGAGAG GACAGTGGCCATGAAGCTGGCCTCGTTGCTGGGAATAACGGATAAGGTACGAGCCAGAGTGGCCCACAACTCCGTACTAGAGGCCTACTTCTCCTCATCGTCAAAGCAGCCCTCACAG agttGTGTAGAGAGCCTCAGCAGACAGACTGGTCTGACTGGGCTCCAGGTCCAGAGGTGGTTCCGCCGGCGAAGGAACCAGGACCGTCCCAGCCAGCTCAAGAAGTTCTGCGAGGCTAG TTGGAGATTTACTTTTTACCTTCTTGCTTTCTTTGCTGGCCTGGCAGTCCTGGTCGAT AAACCCTGGTTCTATGAGATGACTGAGATGTGGAGGGGTTTCCCTAAaatg CCTCTGCTGCCGTCGCAGTACTGGTACTACATGATCGAACTGGGCTTCTACATCTCTCTGCTCTTTAGCGTGGCCTTCGACATCAAGCGCAAA GATTTTAAAGAGCAGATAATTCACCATATTGCTACCATCATTCTGATTGGCTTCTCCTGGCTGGTTCACTACATTCGGGCTGGTACTCTGATAATGCTAGTGCACGATTCATCAGACTGGCTGTTGGAG TCGGCCAAGATGTTCAACTATGCGGGTTGGAGGAAAACCTGCAACTACATCTTCACCCTCTTCGCTGGCGTCTTCATCGTGACACGCCTCATCATCCTCCCCTTCTG GATCATACACACTACGTGGGTGTACCCAGCCACCCTATACCCCCCCTTCTTTGGATACTACTTCTTCAATGGCCTGATGTTCGTGCTCCAGTGCCTGCATATCTTCTGGGCGGCCCTTATACTGCGCATGGTCGTCAAGTTCCTGCCGAACAAC gAGATCGTCGAGGACGAGCGGAGTGACAGGGAGGAGGCCGAAtccgaggaggacgaggaggtccacgagaggagggagaagtccAAAAACGGCCAGGTGCAGAACGGCCATGCTGCCATCCTCAACAACAACCACCAGTACCACAGCAAGGCGGAGTAA